The stretch of DNA TCTCTTCTCTACCTGAGGCGAAGAACTCATCAAAGAGATAGGGGGTATTCATAGTATTTTCACGAGGAAAAAGGCGAAGGCCGCGACCATCGCAACTGTAGCGAGATTCCAGACCAGTGCAGGCGAAGCCTGGTTCTTCTCCTGTCTTGTAGCTAGGATAACAGCAAGTGAGATCCAGATGAGAGATCCAAGTGGAAGGCCGAACGAAGGGATAGCGAGGAGTAGAAGTAGAAGCGAGCCAGCAGCTCCTAAAACGCCAAGTGCTGCAAACGCGCCCTGTTTTAAAGGATGTTCGTAGACCTCGAGTGTGAGACCGAGCTCCTCTTCTAGCATGATATTTAGAAGGCGGTTGTCATCTGCCATCAGCACTTCGATCACCTCATCCAGAAGCTTTCCACTGAAGCCCTTCGCGCGGTAGAGCTCGTAGAGCTCCTCTCTCTCCTGTGCTCTGTGGTGTTCGATCTCCCAGCGCTCCTCTTCGATCACGCGGTGGAGCCTCTCAAGCCTTGCCCAGCCCAGCAGCGCAGACCTTCCAGCCTTCCAGATCAGCAGCCCGCAAGAGAAGAGAGAGAGAATCGCCACCATTTGAGAGAAGGGCATCTGCATCTGGTGCAGTACCACCCAGAGAAGAAGCAGGTAGACGGCGCTCTCTTTTGCGCTATCTGCAAACGCCCCGATGTGTCCGGCTATCTCTGTGCCGTGGATCTCACTCGATGCGAGAGCTCCTTTTCTGCGCGCCTCCTTCAAGTGCTCTGGCACGCTCTTTCCTTGAAAGTGGTCTTCAGGTGTATGAGTGGGACTCATGTGCTTTTATCCTGCAGCAGGTGTGTGAGAAGAGAGCAGAGATCTAAATAATCCTGGCAGGCGATAACCTCGCGTGCAGAGTGCATCGAGAGCTCTGGGCAGCCGATGTCTACCACGGGAATTCCAAGGCCTTGTGCAATGAGGGGCCCCACCGTTGCGCCTGAAGGGATATCATTGCGAGAGACGAAGGATTGAAGGTGCAGAGAGTTCTTCTGTGCGATCTGTGTCAGCCTTGCAGAAGAGAGGGCGGATGTCGCGTATTTAAGATCTGCATTGAACTTAAGCACAACTCCCTTTCCCAGAAGCGGTGCGTGGCTCGCATCATGTTTACCTGAGTAGTTGGGGTTGAGCGCGTGCGCTACGTCCACCGACACGCAGAGCGAGCGGCTCTTCATGCACGCTAGATCTTCATCATCCATCTTGTAGGAGTGTGCAATGCGCTTAAGCACATCGCTGAGAAAAGGGGAGCCAGCGCCTTCGGATGAGCGCGAGCCGATCTCCTCATGATCGTAGAAGATCGCCATCTGCAGCGCTTTCGAGTGGGATTTATCTGCAAGTGCAAGTGCCGATAAGCAGGCGTGCGCGCTCGACAGATTGTCTAGACGGTAGGAGGCGATCATCTCTCCCTCGCTTCCCATGTAGCGGCTCTTCTCGATAGGCACTAAGAAGAGATCGAAAGAGAGGAGAGAGTGGAAGGAGAGGTGGCGCCTTAACAGAAGCTCTAAAGTCTTCTTCTCCTTCTCTTCTACATTTTGAAGCGTAATTACAGGAAAGAGGTGATCCTGTTTATTCAGAAGAAGCCCCTTCTCATTTACTTCTCTATCAAGATGGAGTGCGAGCTGTGGAATAAAGACAGGCACATCTCCCAGGAAGACAAGCCGCTCTTCTAGCTTCCCCTTATTGTCAGAGAGCACAACGCGCCCTGCAATTGCAAGATCTCGATTGAGCCAAGAGGAGAGAAGAGGAGCGCCATACACCTCAACTCCAAAAAGAGTCATGTTCTCTTTCTGCACCTCAGGATTAGGCTTAATTTTCAGCGCAGGGCTGTCGGTATGCGATGCTAAGATCATCGCCTCTTTTGGCGTTTTTGCAGGAAGAGAGAAGGCGCAGATCGACCCGCCGCGGATCACGAAGTAGCTCTTTCCCTTCTCTAAGCTCCAGCGCTCGTCTTCAGCAAGTGGAGTGAAATCCTGTAGAGCTAGACGGTTGCCGATCTGCTCTGTCGCATGCCACGCTGTGGGCGAACTATCGAGAAACGCGCATAAATCGTCTAGTAGGTAAGCCATCTATTTTAATTCCTTCATCCCGTTTAGATACTTGTGCAGCACAAGAGGGAGCGTAACCGATCCATCCTGCTGCTGATTGTTCTCAAGAAGAGCCACCATGAGGCGAGAGGTGGCAAGACCAGAGCCGTTCAACGTATGGACGAGCTCTGGCTTCTCCTCGTTCTTCTTAAAGCGGATCATTGAACGACGCGCCTGGTAGTCTGTGCAGTGCGACACCGAGGAGACCTCGTAGTAGCGATTCTGTCCAGGCAGCCAGACCTCGATATCCACCGTCTTTGCTGCTGCAAACGACATGTCGCCCGTTACAAGCAGCATTAGTCTGTAGTGGAGATTTAACCCCTGAAGCACCTGCTCGGCGCTTGCGAGCATCTCATTGAAGACGCGCTCGCTCTGTTCGGGAGTTGTGAAAGAGAACATCTCCACCTTGTTGAACTGGTGGGTTCTAATCAGACCGCGCTCTTGCGAGCCCGCAGAGCCCGCCTCCCTTCTAAAGCAGGGAGTGTAGGCGCAGTACTTAAGTGGGAGCTCCTCCTCATGGAAGATCTCATCGTAGTGCATCCCGTTTAGTACCACCTCTGAAGTCGGAATAAGGTAGAGGTTGTACTGCTCGTCGTGCAGTTTAAAGAGCTGCTGTTCAAATTTTGGAAGCTGCCCAGAGCCGAACATGATCTCAGGCTTTACAAGGTGAGGCGGCATCACCATCTTGAAGCCATTCTCAATCTGCGTATCCAGCATAAAGTTGATCAGCGCCCACTCTAGCCTCGCTCCCATCCCGGTATAGGCTGTCCAGCCGCTTCCAGAGGTTTTAGCGCTCCGCTTGAAGTCGAATAACCCCAGCTTCTCGTTGAGTTCTACGTGATTTTTAAATGGGAAGGTGAAGGTTTTTTTCTCACCCACAGTCTTGATGCAGACGTTATCTTTCGGCTCTAAAGAGACCTTGATATCATCCATCGGCAGATTGGGAAGAGAGGCGAACTTCTGCATGAAGGCAGCTTCGATCTCCACAAGCTCATGGTCGAGCAGACGGATCTTCTCCCCGAAGCCTGCGACCTCTTGCATCAGGGCGGAGGCGTCCTCTTTCTTTCGCTTCTTCTCTCCAATCTCTTGAGAGAGCTGGTTGCGCTTCGATTTCAGCTCCTCAACTTCCACCTTGATTTCACGGATGCGTTCATCCAGTGCTAAAGTTGGCGAGAGATCAATAGACGGGTCTTTAGTTTTAAGTTTAGCCTCGCAGTGGGCTCTATCTTTGCGCAGTAGTTTAATGTCGAGCATCGCCTTTTCCTTGTATGTGGAGATCCGCTTGGCAGCACCATATTTTGCATGGCGGCATCCAATTGGATTGGAAGGCGAATATAGGTCCTAGCTGGTCAAAATGTCAAACTTTCCGAAGAGAAAGAGGAGTCCCAGCCGGCCGATGCTTGACAGGGGACTTTTGGGGAGAGGTGAACTCTCGTATGATCTCTGCTATTTCCAGATCTTCGGCAGTAGGGGGTGGGCTAGGGGGCGGCGGCTGAAGCGCTAGCTGCTCGCGTGCTACTCTACTTCGTTCTTCTATCCGTGCAAAACCGGCATTGATTTCGCCAATTATCTCGTCGGTGTGCCTATCAAAGGCTCTCTGGTGCTCCTGGCGGGCGTACTCCATAACGCCCATCACCACAAGAGGAATCCCAATCACCGAAAGGCTCAGCACCAGAATAGCAAAGAAGGTCAAAGCCCAAGTGATGATCTTTGTGCAGGTGTCCGCCTCGGCTTCCCTGCGTATCAGGCTCACCAGCGGCTCCAAAAAGTTCGGCTCCCCTACAACTCTAAGAACATAACCAGTCATAAATCTCTTTGAAATAATAATTTTGTCATAGAGTTTAAAACAAAATTCGCAATTATCTCAACATGCAAAAACAATTTCTTTTTTGGAGTGCGGCGACCTGGCGACGTCACCCTAAACTCCTAGAAATCGTCCAGCAAGCTAATCGAATCGCTATTTAAGCTCGTTACAGTGTCATAGTAGGCTTTAGAACTGTGCGTTTCAAACCAGTTCGCTGAACACCACTTGTACTGCTTTGAATCTATAGCAACTTTGTGTCGTTCAGGGTTTTTCATCACATAATTAAGTCTTGTCAAATAGGAGTTTTGGAAAGTGATTTTCGAATCCCAATATTGATACCAAATTTTTCTACCTGGTGTCTGGTGCGAAAGATTTAATTGCCGTGCAGAGGAGGCGTGAAGGTGCGAGATCAACTTACTTAGAGAAGTGGAATTATCAGGAGATTGAGCGATAAAATGGTAGTGGTTCGCAAAAACTGCCCACGCCTCAAGTTTCCACTCATACTGCGGAGCAAGTTCTAACAGCAGATCGTGTAAAAGGTCTAGTTCTTGGCTCTCTTTAAAATAGGGTGCTTTATTGAGAGTTGCACCAGTTACCATATACGTGCCGCTCTCATTGAAAGAGTGAAGAGGGGCGTGAGGCCAAGATCTCATGTACTATCTCTTTTTTGGAGTGCGGCGACCTGGCGCCGCTTTTTTCGACGTCGACCCGGCGACGTCTCTTTTTGATCTTAGACAGAGAGAATAGAAAGATATCGCCAGGTCGATATCGAGAAAAGCGGCGCCAGGTCGCCGCACTCCAAAAAAGATAGCTTCAAAAAGAGTTTTATAAAAAAGAAAAACGCTCTGGCCCGAAGGCCAGAGCGCTCTGCTTAACCAGAAATCTAACTAGAGGTTAGAACGTTTCGTGATGATCGTCGCCATTTTGAACGACAGGAGCAGCTGTAAGCGGCCCGCTAGGAGTTGCAGCGCCTGCACCAGCGCCTGCTGGTTTTGCGCTAGAATCATCGCCTTCTAGATCTGCAAAACTATCGTCAAATACGGTCTCGCGCATCTCAAGTTCTTTTGAAAGATCAATATTTCTACTTGCGAGTCTTTCAATTTCAGCTTTTTTTTCTCTAATGGAAGCTGCTTGTTCTTGGATAAAAGCTGCACTCTTCTGAAGAGTTACATTTTTTTCAGCTAGCGTGCTATTTAACTCAGTGATTAGACCATCCTGGCTTCTAGCAGTCTCTTCACTGGCTTCCAAGTCTGCTCTTATAGCAGCAATCTCGCCTCTTAAAGCGGCAACCTGGCTTTCGAGTTCAGCCACACGCTTGCTAGACTGCTCGCTTGCAGCTCCGGCAGCACTTGCTTCTGCTGCCTGTTTAAGTGAAGCGGCCATCATAGCCTTGGAAGCTTTATCAGATTGCGCCAATCTGGTTTCCGTACCTTTCAATCTATCTTCGAGGTCAACCACGCGAGCTGCAAGACTAGCTGGCTCTTCAGCAATAGTTTTTTTCAACCCCTCGAGTTCAGCCAGAAGAGCTTGGCTACGCTCTCTAAATTGAGTGTTTTCAGTCCTTAACCTATCAAGTTCAACTTGAACTTGCGCGATAGTATCATCTGTTCTAGCTGCTGCTGCTGTCAGGTCGGAGTTTCTTGCGACTGCAACTGAGAGTTCAGCGCCGAGACGCTGTGCTGTACCTTCAAATGCCGATTTTTGTTGTTGGATCTGACCGATAAACTCTTGGTTTTGACTGCGGATTAGTTCAAGACCATCGATCTCTCTTTCCAAATCTGCGATTCTATTTCTGAGAGTTGCAACGCCATCTGCTCCGTTGCGCTCGTCAGTGAGAGTAACTACTTGAGCTCTTAGGCGGACAACTTCAGCTGAA from Chlamydiales bacterium encodes:
- a CDS encoding VIT1/CCC1 transporter family protein, which produces MSPTHTPEDHFQGKSVPEHLKEARRKGALASSEIHGTEIAGHIGAFADSAKESAVYLLLLWVVLHQMQMPFSQMVAILSLFSCGLLIWKAGRSALLGWARLERLHRVIEEERWEIEHHRAQEREELYELYRAKGFSGKLLDEVIEVLMADDNRLLNIMLEEELGLTLEVYEHPLKQGAFAALGVLGAAGSLLLLLLAIPSFGLPLGSLIWISLAVILATRQEKNQASPALVWNLATVAMVAAFAFFLVKIL
- a CDS encoding M18 family aminopeptidase, whose protein sequence is MAYLLDDLCAFLDSSPTAWHATEQIGNRLALQDFTPLAEDERWSLEKGKSYFVIRGGSICAFSLPAKTPKEAMILASHTDSPALKIKPNPEVQKENMTLFGVEVYGAPLLSSWLNRDLAIAGRVVLSDNKGKLEERLVFLGDVPVFIPQLALHLDREVNEKGLLLNKQDHLFPVITLQNVEEKEKKTLELLLRRHLSFHSLLSFDLFLVPIEKSRYMGSEGEMIASYRLDNLSSAHACLSALALADKSHSKALQMAIFYDHEEIGSRSSEGAGSPFLSDVLKRIAHSYKMDDEDLACMKSRSLCVSVDVAHALNPNYSGKHDASHAPLLGKGVVLKFNADLKYATSALSSARLTQIAQKNSLHLQSFVSRNDIPSGATVGPLIAQGLGIPVVDIGCPELSMHSAREVIACQDYLDLCSLLTHLLQDKST
- the serS gene encoding serine--tRNA ligase, which produces MLDIKLLRKDRAHCEAKLKTKDPSIDLSPTLALDERIREIKVEVEELKSKRNQLSQEIGEKKRKKEDASALMQEVAGFGEKIRLLDHELVEIEAAFMQKFASLPNLPMDDIKVSLEPKDNVCIKTVGEKKTFTFPFKNHVELNEKLGLFDFKRSAKTSGSGWTAYTGMGARLEWALINFMLDTQIENGFKMVMPPHLVKPEIMFGSGQLPKFEQQLFKLHDEQYNLYLIPTSEVVLNGMHYDEIFHEEELPLKYCAYTPCFRREAGSAGSQERGLIRTHQFNKVEMFSFTTPEQSERVFNEMLASAEQVLQGLNLHYRLMLLVTGDMSFAAAKTVDIEVWLPGQNRYYEVSSVSHCTDYQARRSMIRFKKNEEKPELVHTLNGSGLATSRLMVALLENNQQQDGSVTLPLVLHKYLNGMKELK
- a CDS encoding transposase, with the protein product MRSWPHAPLHSFNESGTYMVTGATLNKAPYFKESQELDLLHDLLLELAPQYEWKLEAWAVFANHYHFIAQSPDNSTSLSKLISHLHASSARQLNLSHQTPGRKIWYQYWDSKITFQNSYLTRLNYVMKNPERHKVAIDSKQYKWCSANWFETHSSKAYYDTVTSLNSDSISLLDDF